Part of the Labrenzia sp. PHM005 genome is shown below.
CATCCATATTGGTCTTCAGCATCAAGAGGCTGTCACCGGTTTTGGTCGCCCGCAATTTTGCGACCCATTTGGCCGGTTCCCAGTAGGTGACGCGCGGATCTGTCAGTCCGGCCAGGGCCAGAATCGCCGGATAATCCTTGGCTTCCACGTTGTCGTAGGGCGAATAAGAGGCAATGTATTCATATGCTGTTTTGTCGGTGATTGGGTTGCCCCATTCGGGCCATTCCGGCGGAGTGAGCGGCAAGGTGTCATCCAACATCGTTGCCAGCACATCGACGAAAGGCACTTCGGCAATGATGCCGGCGAACTTCTCCGGTGCCAGATTGGCTATTGCCCCCATCAGCATGCCGCCGGCAGATCCGCCTTGCGCAATGATCTTGTCATAGCCTGTGAAGTTTTCCGCAACCAGATGATCGGCAGCTGCAATGAAATCGGTGAAGGTGTTCTTTTTGTTTTCGCGCCGTCCAGCCTTGTACCAGCCAAAGCCCTTTTCTTTGCCGCCGCGGATGTGAGCAATTGCATAGACAAATCCCCGGTCGACGAGGGAGAGGCAATTGGTGTTGAAGCTGGCCGGGATGGAAATTCCATAAGAACCATATCCATAAAGCAGCAGCGGCGCAGAACCATTCAGGGGCGTGTCTTTGCGGTACAAGATTGAAACCGGAACAGTTTCTCCGTCTGCCGCCGGTGCCATCAAACGCCGGGTGACATAGTCGCTGGCTGTGTGGCCGGACGGCACTTCCTGTTCCTTTCGCAGCACACGCTCGCCCGTTTTGACATTGTAGTCAAAGGTTTGCGCCGGTGTCGTCATCGAAGAATAGGAGAACCGGATCGTGTCGGTATCGAATTCGTATCCACCGGAGAGGCCGAGAGAATAGGCTTCCTCGTCGAAGGCAACGGAGTGTTCGCTACCGTTTTCCAGATTGCGGATGACAATCCGTGGCAAACCGTCTTCCCGTTCCAAGCGGGTCATGAAGGACTTGTAGACGCAATGGGACAGGATCAGGCAGCCGGCTTTGTGTGGTACCAGATCGTGCCAGTTGTCCCGGCCCGGATTGGCTTTGGGGGCTGTGACAATCTTAAAATCTTCTGCATCGTCTGAGTTGGTGAGGATGTAGAGCTGATCACCATGATCATCGATGGAGTATTCGATCCCGGTCTGGCGCGGGGCAATCAGTACCGGATCAGCAGTCGGCTGATCTGACGGTATCATCCAGACTTCGGACGTTTCGTGATCATGAATGTCGATGACGATCGTGTCGCCGGACTGGGTTTTGCCGACGCCCATGAAGAACCCGGCGTCTTTCTCCTCGTAAACCAGAACATCGCTTGCTGGGTCTGTGCCAATTTCGTGGCGGAAAAGTTTTGAGGGCCTGTGGTTGGCATCCAGACGGACATAGAAGACGAATTTGCTGTCCGCGGAAAACACACCGCCGCTGCCGGTATCCTCGATGGAGTACGCCAGGTCTTTGCCGCTTTCTAGATCGCGGAACTGGAGCGAAAAGTACTCAGACCCCTTATCGTCATAAGCCCAGGCAAGCAGCTTGTGATCAGGAGAATGGCTGGCTCCGGCGATTTTGAAATAGGCCTTGCCATCCGCTTCCTGATCGCCATTGACCATGACGGTCTCTTGCCCGCCATCGCGCGGGGTGCGGTAGAAAATCGGGTGCTGACCGCCGGTTTCATATTTCAGGCTGTAGGCATAGGGACCGTCGGGGGAGGGAACAGCACTGTCGTCTTCCTTGATGCGGCCGCGCATCTCGGAAAACAGCGTGTCCTGCAGCGGCTTTGTCTCAGACATCTGCGCATCTTGATAAGCGTTTTCCGCTTCCAGATAGGCACGAATGTCGCCGTCGAGGACAGTTGGATCTTTCATGACCTCCTGCCAATTGTCGGCGCGCAGCCAGGCGTAATCGTCCTGGCGCGTGATTCCGTGGGTTTCAATTTGGGTGGCACGCGCTTGGGCGCGAGGAGGGCGCATATCGTTTTTCATAAAACCGGAGGTAAGGTGTTTGGATAGGCAAGGCAAGTATGGGATTGAGTGGGAGCTAAGGCTTGCAAACCCATTCTGCCAGCAGTTGCTATTTTTCTTGGATTTTGTTGGGCAGGTTTTTCAAATTCAGTTTTTCACCGGCTGGGGTGCTGCGATTGACGAAGATTGTCGCCTCATCGGGTACGATCTCGTTTATTGGCACTTGGTTTGGAAGTTTGCCGTTGCGCAAAATCTTGGCCGCGACTTCTGCAGCCGCCTCGCCACGGTTCCAGTAGTTTTCTCCAAACGACAATGAAATACCGCGGTCGACCATAGCAGGAGACGAACCGACGCTCACAGTGTCGTTTGGTATGATCCGGCGCAACAGTTCGCCTTGGGTCATGAAAGACGAGGTTGACGCGACATAGACGACATCGACGATTTCAATCTGTGGCTTCAAAGCCGCGATCTGAGTTTCCAGATCTGCATTGTCCGGTATGAGGCGGAGCAGGGTTGCCTGTTTTTCCATAGCTTCCGCGGCCATCAAGACTTTGTCTGCTTCGTGTGTGGCGTTGACTTCGCGTGGATCAAAAAGGACTGCAATCGTCTTGAAGGGATAAATTTTTTCAACGAGTTGCAGGATCGCGTCTGCCGATAAGGAAAGTTTTGCGCCGGTAGCCCCGTTGGTCGGCGTCTCAATTGAGAAGGTGATCCCGTTACCGACAGGATCCGTAACAATATTGAAGACCTGAGGGATATTCCCGATGTCGAAGTTCTGCACGGTGACTGTGGTTGTTGTCCCGAATGTGTAAATGAGGTCCTTCTGCGCAATTCTTTTTCGGTTCTCTCGCAAAAAACCAGCGAGATTGGTCACATCTCTTTCTGAGTCAAAGTGTTCGTATTCCACCTCAAATCCCAGTTCGGCCAATTTCGACTTGAAACCTTGTTCTGCCGGAGTGATGCCGCGCCACGTAAGCATCAAAATGGATTTGGTCTCATCCGCCCAAGCGCTAGAGACCAGCAAAAATGAGAATACTGTCAAAATTCTGAATAGAATTTTCAAGTATGCTCCTTCGACATTAAGTTGTAATAACAGTATGACTTGTCTGTTATATGATGGCGTATCTTTGGCGACTTGGGTACCATTTTGTCTGGTTTATTCCCAATTGCTGTTACTTTTGTGTTATTTGGAGTTGTTATCAATGCATAGTATAATGTCTTTTATTGAGAAATAGTGTTTTGCGTCCGCTTTCAAACCATCACAATAACTGACCCTAGACCGTACTCTCGATCAATTCGTTAGGGTGTGGTCGGATTTCGTGATGGAGCTTCATTCGGGTTCTCGCCGAATGCGAAGCCTGTTTCCCAGAATTTGCAGCTCAAATGGACGGCCTTTGCGCAGCTGCGAAGGGGCAGTGGCTGCTCCCTATTTCCAAAAATACATACAATTCGATTGGCCGGATTTAAGTTGGCTTAACCTACTCTAAGTAGAGATATCTGGGAGGGCTATATATTAGTGGTGTTTGGATGAAGAACTTTCCGATTGACTATTTCGCCATTGTGGTTGTCGGCTTTCTGATCGGTTTCGGATCAATGTTTGTTGTTCGACCGATGAACGCCAGTCCAAGTATTCCAACGTTTTCTGATATTGAAAACAAAATGGTCGATGGCCGGCAAGAGGAAGTGAAAGCTGACCGTGAAGTTGATAAGATAAACGTTGCCGCCAGCCGTGAATGGATGGAAAACCCTGAGCCATTTGTTGCCGAGCTGGAATACTTGATGGAGACCAACTGCTCCGATCATGCAATGCGTCAATACGGTCAGATGCTGGCACGATTGGATACGAGCCTATTCCATCCCGATACAGGTCGTCTAAGAGATGCCGATGGAAAAACGATCCCGCGCATAGGCATGAATCTTCTCCTAAACTCCATACCGGCCTTTTTACCGCTCCCTTATCTCAAAGATGAACATGTTCCGGGGAATTTTAAGCGAATAATGCAACACATTCCCCGCAAGAGCGACTGGACCACTTGTACTTTCAATATCAGTCCAATGTGGCGAATACCCCGCAATCCCATCTGAATATTTGGCACTATCGCTTTTCATGCAACTGGTTGGAGCCTTTTGCGGCCTTTGACCAATATGGAGACTATAATCGCCATGTTCAGGACGTTCCAGGCAATGCCATTGAGGAACGCTGCGTTATAGGAGCCGGTCAGATCATAGATCCAACCAGAGAGCCATCCGCCAAGCGCCATGCCGAGAATTGTCGCCATGATGACAAGACCGACCCGTTGTCCAGCTTCGCGTGCGGGCAGATACTCGCGCACAATCACCGCGTAACTGGGCACAATCCCTCCTTGGCTCAAGCCGAAGATCAGCGAAATCAGGTAGAGCGACGCCAGCCCATTAAACGGAATGAACAAAAACAATGCAGCGCATTGCAAGACTGAGCCGATAAGCAGTGTTCGTACACCACCAATTTTGTCGGCCAGAACACCGGAAACTAATCGGCTGACAACACCAGCGGCTGTCATGATGGCAATCATGTCTGCACCGGGCGCAACGCCATATCCAAGGTCGACACAATAAGCAACGATATGAACTTGGGGCATCGACATGGCAACGCAGCACCCAATTGCGGCAATCACCAGGAGCGTTTGCAGGGCTTGCGGTGACAAGCCAGTCGAGACTTGCCCAAACGGCGTGGTTTCAGGCGTGGTACTGAAGGCTGTCTCTGGCGGAGGGCGGCGCAAAAACAGAGCGAGCGGGATCATGCTGAGGAGGCAGATTACCGCGATCAGCAGATAGGTTTCGCGCCAGTCATTGGTGGCAAGATTCCATTGGATCAGGGACGGCCAAACCACACCCGCGAGGTAATTGCCACAAGCCGCACAGGCGACCGCAAGGCCGCGGCGCTTCACGAACCAGTGGGAAACATCCGCGACCAGCGGGCCAAAGGTCGCCGAAGTCCCCAGACCAATCAGGACCCCTTGAGCAAGCGAAAAGCTCCAAATGTCCGTTGAGAGTGCAGCGAGCGCAAAGCCTGCGCTCAAGAAAAGAGCCGAGGCGATCACCGGGGGAACAATCCCGTACCGATCGACAAACCGGCCAAGCAGATAGTTGCCAAGGCCGAACCCGATCATCGTCAATGTGTAGGGAAGGGCGGCACCGGCCCGGTCGATACCGAAATCAACCTGGACAGCAGGCATCACGATCACCACGGCCCACATGCCTGCACCGCCAAGCGTGCTCAACAGAATCGAGATGGCCAGCCTGAACCAGGCATAAGAACCATCGGGCATATAGGGATCAGTGGCGTTTGCGACGGACATTAGCGGTTCTCAAGGACAGGGACGCCAACCTGCCTATCAGGTCCGCTTACAAGCGGCCAATCAATATCTGTGCAGTGATCAACAAGCGTTGTGAATGAGAGTGGACTTGCCGGGAATGCCGATAGGCCTGTTACTGTGCTGATCCTGCATGACCACAGATGGTGACAAGCTCTCGGTTCTCCAGCTCAAAGACGGCGCAGTTTTTTCTGAGTTGCTTGTTATCTACGACGTGTCGGGCAATCGGCGAAGGGAGAATTTTTCGGCCGAATTCCTTCAAGACGCCTTCGTCAAACCCTACAATCCGTAAAATCCTACGGGTGTTTGAAGGGACGATGAGATCCGGCAAATCATCGCTGTTGTAATGGATTGTCGCGCTGAGATTTTGCTCCCGCGCCCCAATTTTGTGATTGGAAAAGCCGCCAAGCGATGCTTTTAGCCTCAGCTTTGTGCCATGCCACTCAGCAAAATAGAGTGTTCCTCCGATATGCGGCGTTTCCACAAAAGCAATCTGGGATTGGCCGGTTCCTGCAAAATCTCCAATTCCAGCTATGTTCAGCCACCGGTTTGTTTTGCCAATGGCACGAGAGCTCGCCAGTCCCGTCAAGACACCATCCCGAATGCCGTAAACAGCAACACTTCCGCCAGCATTTAGATAAGAGCGAATTGTGATGACTTCGGGTTGGCCGTCGTTGTCCAAATCCGAAAGCCTGGGTGTTCGATCTTCAAAAACCTGATCCTCGGGTAAGAAAACTGAGTAGGTCTGATCGTTTGTTTTCAAGTGAAGAGATGCTGCCTCAACAGCATCGCCCAAAATCCCGTGCCGATAGCGGGTTGTTGGAGACCCATACCACGCAGAATAGGATTTGTTCTCCAAGTCGAGGCGCGTGATCCCGCCATCTGGTAACCGTTCGTCCGCCCAGCTCGGGCGCAAAAGAACGAACGTCAAGAGCGACACTCTGAAGAATACCGCCAAAATAGTTTGGATAGTCACGGCCGTTGTATCTCTTGTTTGTCCGGGCATTTACTCTGCCGTCTGAATGTTTTCAGCTTGCTGGCCGGTCTTCAAAAGGCAGGCTTCTGTGGCTGTATCCATAGGCACCATCAATTCAACTGTCATGCCTTCGATAACCGCATCCTGCACGGATGCTAGCTGGCCAAGAAGAGAGGTTAATCGAAGGGGAGTGCCATCGGGGCCGGAGAACTCGACAGGGACAAACACCGGAACTTCTGTCCGATCGTTTTCCTCAAGGCCGTCAAGAAGTCCATCCAGACGTGCTTTTTCCAACAACTCCGCCAACTCCGGGTCTACAGCTGCTTCCCTATAAAGGCGGGCAGCAAATATGGGAGCGGCTTCTTGCCAATTAAGAACCCGTTCGCGAAAGATCGGCGAGAGAAAAATCTGGAACAAATTTGGCGGTTTGTTCTGCGTTTCAAAAAACTCGCTCAAAAACAGTGTGCCGGGGAGATTCGAGCGCAGAATTGTCCATCGTTTGTCGAGGACAAATGCAGGAAATGGCCAATTGGCGAGAAGGCGCTTCTCGATCAAATCGAGGGCGTCCAAAACATCAGGAGAGTCTTCTGCGCGGCTTTTGTAAGGGCTCGTAAAACCGGCAGTTTCATAAAGCACATGGCCGCGCGCAACGGATAGAACCAATTCGCGTTCAATCCTCTTCACCATGAAAGGGCTTGGCCGGGCGCGGCCAGTTTCAAGAAAGGAGATGTGGCGCTGGGTTGAGCCCAATTTGTCCGCCAGCACCGCTTGGCTCAACCCACGTTCGCGACGGAGCGTTTTTAAGGTGCTGCCAAACGCGTTTGTTTGAGTGTTCATAAACTGCGACCTGAGTTCTGTACGAATTTTCTATTCCCTCTGAAGGAATTGAATGCGGATCCCAGAACCGTAGGCTCCGGAACAGCAGGCAACAATTCACTTTAGCTGGAGATATAGATGACCACCTGGATCTTTGCCGTTCTTGCCCTTCATCTGGCACAAATCTATTTGAGCGCGGCGATGTATCTGCCGACGGAAGGGCTGATGCGACATGCGGGCGGGCGGGATGAAATGCCTGCGAAGGGGCTGATCACGGGCCGGGCCGACCGAGCGCTCAACAACATGAAAGAAAACCTGCCGTTCTTCCTTGTTCCTGCACTTCTTTCCTATGTTGTTCCAAACACAAACACCGAACTTGCCGTTCTGGGTGCACAGGTATTCTTTTGGGCCCGGCTGGTGTTTGTCCCTGCTTATCTCAGCGGCATTCCCGGCCCAAGGTCGATCGCATACTCGGTTGCGCTGATCGGCAATCTTATGATGTTCTGGGCGCTGATTGCCTAATGACCCAGGATCGCATTTCGACAGGCCTGCCTACAGGAAGCTGTTCACTTTGCGTAACTGTCGACAATTTGCCAGAATCGCGGGTCCCGCCAAACTTTTGAAACAGCTTTGGAAATCCGGCCTTTTAGCGCGGGATCAATGTCCCGATTTGCTGCAAGCCATTGCACACCATGAGACATGGGGGCGCCGATGATCAATTGGTGCGGATCGCGGCCCCTCTTCTTAGCCATGTAACTGGCGCGCATGGACATCGTGTACCAGGCATCGATGCGGCCAGCATGCAGCATGTCTGACATTTGTTCAGCGCTTGCAATTTCAGTTAGGTTGGTCAGACCGTTTCTCTTGAGAATATTTGCACGGTAGCTGCCAAGGTGGACGCCGATGGTTTTGCCTTCCTCAACCGCCATCTCGAAACTATCGATTCGCTTGTCCAAGGTAACGAAGGCACTCTCGGTGTAGAGAAGAGGCGCGATGTAGGTGAACTTTTCGCTGCGTTTTCTGGAATAGGCGAGGGAAAACAGCAGAGAGCCCGGTGTGTTTTCCGCCAGAATTTGGGCCCGTTTCCAAGGAGCAAACCGGACATCAAGTTCAAGTCCCGCTTCTTCTGCCACAAGCTGCATAATTTCGACCGCAATTCCTTGTTCTTGCTTGTTTATGGAAAGCGGCGGCAGGTAGCCTGTATAGGCAATGATCTTATTATGACTGTGAGCAAGCGCTGACCAGCTCAGAAACACACAAATTCCCGCCAGAACGGAACCTAGGATCCGAAGAATAGACAAGTGAAATCCCCTGATTGTGCTCTTTCTAATCAGGACATTTAACAGTGTCTCTGTAACGGAAACCTAAACAACTGACGGAAAGTTCTAAGATTTACTAGAACCTGGCGCTTGGTCGGCGAGTCCTTCGGTTGAGGAAATGGGATTTTTTCAATCTTGAAGTGTGTTACGCTTTGCCGTCTGGCTGGAACTGCATTGCGTGGCCATTCATGCAATAGCGCAATCCGGTCGGTGCGGGGCCGTCAGGAAAAACATGGCCTAAATGCGCGTCGCACCGGTTGCAGCGGATCTCAGTGCGGATCATCCCATGAGAATGATCTTCGATTTCTCGGATTGCATCAGGAGTTACGGCTTGGAAAAAGCTAGGCCAGCCGCACCCGGCGTCGAATTTCGTGTCTGAGAGAAACAATGGCGCGTTACAGCAGACGCAGTCGTACCGCCCGGTTTCGAAACTGTTCCAATAGGGACCGGTATAGGGACGCTCTGTGCCCGATTGCCGGGTGACATAGAATTGCTCCGGTGTCAGCTGAGCCATCCATTCTGCGATTGGTTTCCTGACTTTATTGCCTTCGTCCTGGCTCATTTTTTTTCCTCAGCAATTGTTTTGAAAGCACATAAGTAAATGGTTGTGTGCTGACAAGAGCGCAATTACTCGGCTATAGGCCAAGAACGCTCATGGCTGATTTGACCCGGTTGCCGCCTTCCTGACGGGCTTGAAAGACACAAGTTTCAGCCGTAGCCAGAAGAAATTCGGAGCTTTCTGAAATGCCTTTATGATCGGCGACAGCACA
Proteins encoded:
- a CDS encoding ABC transporter substrate-binding protein, encoding MSILRILGSVLAGICVFLSWSALAHSHNKIIAYTGYLPPLSINKQEQGIAVEIMQLVAEEAGLELDVRFAPWKRAQILAENTPGSLLFSLAYSRKRSEKFTYIAPLLYTESAFVTLDKRIDSFEMAVEEGKTIGVHLGSYRANILKRNGLTNLTEIASAEQMSDMLHAGRIDAWYTMSMRASYMAKKRGRDPHQLIIGAPMSHGVQWLAANRDIDPALKGRISKAVSKVWRDPRFWQIVDSYAK
- a CDS encoding ABC transporter substrate binding protein, whose protein sequence is MLTWRGITPAEQGFKSKLAELGFEVEYEHFDSERDVTNLAGFLRENRKRIAQKDLIYTFGTTTTVTVQNFDIGNIPQVFNIVTDPVGNGITFSIETPTNGATGAKLSLSADAILQLVEKIYPFKTIAVLFDPREVNATHEADKVLMAAEAMEKQATLLRLIPDNADLETQIAALKPQIEIVDVVYVASTSSFMTQGELLRRIIPNDTVSVGSSPAMVDRGISLSFGENYWNRGEAAAEVAAKILRNGKLPNQVPINEIVPDEATIFVNRSTPAGEKLNLKNLPNKIQEK
- a CDS encoding S9 family peptidase, with the translated sequence MKNDMRPPRAQARATQIETHGITRQDDYAWLRADNWQEVMKDPTVLDGDIRAYLEAENAYQDAQMSETKPLQDTLFSEMRGRIKEDDSAVPSPDGPYAYSLKYETGGQHPIFYRTPRDGGQETVMVNGDQEADGKAYFKIAGASHSPDHKLLAWAYDDKGSEYFSLQFRDLESGKDLAYSIEDTGSGGVFSADSKFVFYVRLDANHRPSKLFRHEIGTDPASDVLVYEEKDAGFFMGVGKTQSGDTIVIDIHDHETSEVWMIPSDQPTADPVLIAPRQTGIEYSIDDHGDQLYILTNSDDAEDFKIVTAPKANPGRDNWHDLVPHKAGCLILSHCVYKSFMTRLEREDGLPRIVIRNLENGSEHSVAFDEEAYSLGLSGGYEFDTDTIRFSYSSMTTPAQTFDYNVKTGERVLRKEQEVPSGHTASDYVTRRLMAPAADGETVPVSILYRKDTPLNGSAPLLLYGYGSYGISIPASFNTNCLSLVDRGFVYAIAHIRGGKEKGFGWYKAGRRENKKNTFTDFIAAADHLVAENFTGYDKIIAQGGSAGGMLMGAIANLAPEKFAGIIAEVPFVDVLATMLDDTLPLTPPEWPEWGNPITDKTAYEYIASYSPYDNVEAKDYPAILALAGLTDPRVTYWEPAKWVAKLRATKTGDSLLMLKTNMDAGHGGASGRFDRLKEVALVQAFALKIAGKV
- a CDS encoding MFS transporter; its protein translation is MSVANATDPYMPDGSYAWFRLAISILLSTLGGAGMWAVVIVMPAVQVDFGIDRAGAALPYTLTMIGFGLGNYLLGRFVDRYGIVPPVIASALFLSAGFALAALSTDIWSFSLAQGVLIGLGTSATFGPLVADVSHWFVKRRGLAVACAACGNYLAGVVWPSLIQWNLATNDWRETYLLIAVICLLSMIPLALFLRRPPPETAFSTTPETTPFGQVSTGLSPQALQTLLVIAAIGCCVAMSMPQVHIVAYCVDLGYGVAPGADMIAIMTAAGVVSRLVSGVLADKIGGVRTLLIGSVLQCAALFLFIPFNGLASLYLISLIFGLSQGGIVPSYAVIVREYLPAREAGQRVGLVIMATILGMALGGWLSGWIYDLTGSYNAAFLNGIAWNVLNMAIIVSILVKGRKRLQPVA
- a CDS encoding MAPEG family protein encodes the protein MTTWIFAVLALHLAQIYLSAAMYLPTEGLMRHAGGRDEMPAKGLITGRADRALNNMKENLPFFLVPALLSYVVPNTNTELAVLGAQVFFWARLVFVPAYLSGIPGPRSIAYSVALIGNLMMFWALIA
- a CDS encoding helix-turn-helix domain-containing protein, which gives rise to MNTQTNAFGSTLKTLRRERGLSQAVLADKLGSTQRHISFLETGRARPSPFMVKRIERELVLSVARGHVLYETAGFTSPYKSRAEDSPDVLDALDLIEKRLLANWPFPAFVLDKRWTILRSNLPGTLFLSEFFETQNKPPNLFQIFLSPIFRERVLNWQEAAPIFAARLYREAAVDPELAELLEKARLDGLLDGLEENDRTEVPVFVPVEFSGPDGTPLRLTSLLGQLASVQDAVIEGMTVELMVPMDTATEACLLKTGQQAENIQTAE
- the msrB gene encoding peptide-methionine (R)-S-oxide reductase MsrB — encoded protein: MSQDEGNKVRKPIAEWMAQLTPEQFYVTRQSGTERPYTGPYWNSFETGRYDCVCCNAPLFLSDTKFDAGCGWPSFFQAVTPDAIREIEDHSHGMIRTEIRCNRCDAHLGHVFPDGPAPTGLRYCMNGHAMQFQPDGKA